The nucleotide sequence CGAGTTCAAGGAACATGGCGCAGGAAGCATTCTGTTTACAAACGTTGACGTTGAAGGCCTTTTAGGCGGATTTTACACAGACCCTGTTGAAGAGCTTAAAAAATCAGTGGATTTACCTATTGTTTATTCAGGCGGAATCACCACAATAGACGACATTAAAAAGCTGAATGAAAGTGGTGTTGAAGGAATAGTTATCGGTTCCGCCCTTTATAAAAATAAAATTGATTTGACTGAAGCTTTAAAATATCAAAAGAGGATAATATAATGAAAGTAATGGCGACCGGAACATTCGATATACTCCACCCTGGCCACGGTGTTTACCTGGAAGAATCCAAGAAATTAGGTGGAGAAGATGCTGAGCTTTATGTTGTTGTAGCAAGAGACGCTACCGTTGAAAGACGCAAAAGAGTGCCGATTGTAGGTGAAGAGCAAAGATTGGAGTTAATCAAAATGCTTAAACCTGTTACTGACGCATTTCTGGGAGATGCAAATGGGGATGTTTTCAAGATAGTTCGAGAAATCGACCCTGACATCATAACCGTCGGCGCAGATCAAAATCATGACATTGCTAAACTGCAGGCAGCTATTGACAAAAGAGGTTTGAAAGCCAAGGCAGTGCGTATTGAAAAGTACAGGGACTGCCAGCTTGACAGCAGCTGCAAGATTATTCGTAAAATTCAAAATACCGATTTTAAAGGAAAAATAATGGATCATTGTGATGATTAAGGAGGAAAATAAATATGTTTAAAGTAGCTATAATAGGAGCAAGCGGATATACTGGAGGAGAACTTTTAAGAATGCTTTTAAACCATCCTGAAGTGGAAGTAACAGACATCACTTCAAGACAATATGATGGAGTTCCAGCACATAAAATCCACCCCCACATTAGAGATTCAGGACTCACATTTACAAACAAAAGTCCAGGGGATTTGGATGCGGATGTTGCATTTACAGCAACTCCTCACGGAGCATCAATGAAAATCGTTCCGGAACTTCTGGATGCAGGAATGAAAGTAGTTGACTTAAGCGGAGACTACAGATACCGTGACACTGCAGTATATGAAAAATGGTATGGAATGGAACATACCGACAAGGAAAACAAGGGAGTTTTCGGTCTTCCTGAACTTTACAGGGATGAAATCAAAAAAACAGACCTTGTAGCAAATCCGGGATGCTTCCCGACAGGAGCAATCTTATCATCCTATCCGTTAGTTAAAAACAATCTGGTTGACAGAATCATCATCGATTCAAAAACAGGAGTTAGCGGAGCAGGGGTTAATCCGTCAGCAACCACACATTATCCTAATATTGCAGACAACGTTAATCCGTACAAAATATCTTCACACAGACACATGTCTGAAATCCAGCAGGAACTTCACGGTTTTGAAGACGTTAAAGTATCATTCACACCGCACCTTGTACCTGTTATCAGAGGCATTCAAACTACAAGCCATAGCTTTTTAAATGATGAAAATATAGATATTACAGCAGAAGAAATTCGTGAACTTTACATCAAGGAATACGGTGAAGAATTCTTTATTAAACTTATGGATGAAGGCGAAATTCCACACCTGAGTTCAGTCAGAGGATCCAACTTTGTACATATCGGAGGATTTGAAATAGATGAAACCGGAAGACTGGTTATGCTTTCAGTAATCGACAATCTCGTTAAAGGAGCATCCGGTCAGGCAATACAGAACATGAACATTATCCTCGGAATTGACGAAACTTTAGGTTTAACACATTTCGGACTGCATCCTTAATCAAAAAGAGGGATATGATGAAAAAATTAATAATTTATTACTCGCAAGGAGGAAAAACCGATTTGGTTGCAAGAACATTAGCTAAAAACTTGCATGCAGATTTGCTCAGAGTCATTGACTTGAAAAATCGTGAAGGTTTTAAAAATAAATTATTTGCTTCAATTAATGCATTTAGAGAAACCAAAACTGAAATTGCACCTAAAAGTGTTGATTTGACACCATACAGTACAATTTACTTTGGAACTCCAACATG is from Methanobrevibacter sp. and encodes:
- the argC gene encoding N-acetyl-gamma-glutamyl-phosphate reductase, giving the protein MFKVAIIGASGYTGGELLRMLLNHPEVEVTDITSRQYDGVPAHKIHPHIRDSGLTFTNKSPGDLDADVAFTATPHGASMKIVPELLDAGMKVVDLSGDYRYRDTAVYEKWYGMEHTDKENKGVFGLPELYRDEIKKTDLVANPGCFPTGAILSSYPLVKNNLVDRIIIDSKTGVSGAGVNPSATTHYPNIADNVNPYKISSHRHMSEIQQELHGFEDVKVSFTPHLVPVIRGIQTTSHSFLNDENIDITAEEIRELYIKEYGEEFFIKLMDEGEIPHLSSVRGSNFVHIGGFEIDETGRLVMLSVIDNLVKGASGQAIQNMNIILGIDETLGLTHFGLHP
- a CDS encoding FAD synthase — protein: MMKVMATGTFDILHPGHGVYLEESKKLGGEDAELYVVVARDATVERRKRVPIVGEEQRLELIKMLKPVTDAFLGDANGDVFKIVREIDPDIITVGADQNHDIAKLQAAIDKRGLKAKAVRIEKYRDCQLDSSCKIIRKIQNTDFKGKIMDHCDD